The genomic segment AAAGCAGCACCACCAAGCATGGCAGGTATAACCAGCCACTTTGCATGCCTTCTCACCAAGCTGTATAACGCGAAAATTCCGCCTTCACCCTTGTTGTCAATACGCATCGCAATCAAGACATACTTCACAGTAGTGATAAGTGTGATTGACCAAAAAACTAGCGACAACATACCCAGCACAGCAGGACGATCAGTGTTCCCGATACCACCTTGCCCACTGAGGAAGGTCTGCGACATATAGAGCGGTGAGGTTCCAATATCTCCATACACCACGCCGAGCGCGACAATGGCCATAGAGATACTGATCTTGTCAGGAGAGCTTTGAATCTTAATCCATAAGCGGCCTAAAGGTCCTCTGCTTGAAGCATTTTTACGTTGAGCAGCAAGTTTCATAGCAGCTTTTCGCTCAGCCTTCAGAGCAATACGTTCTTCTCTGGTGCGAGCTTGATGAGAAACCTTAGGCGCTTTAGTGATGCTTTCAGCAGGAAGGATGGAATCCTCAATGGGCGATTTGGCGACCGGTTTCACTGGCTTATCAGGACTATGCTGCTCAGACTCCTGATGGGACTCTCCTTCGCCTGTACCTTTAGCTACCTTAGGGGAACTCTTATGTCCACGAGATAAGTCGTGGTCGGATGATTCGTCACTGCTCCCCTGTTTGCCGGCGTTAGCACCACCGTCAATAGGCTGTGACTCATTCTTCTTCTCAGACATACACTCCTCCAATGGCAGGTCAAGCGCTCTGCCTACATGTTTTCCGCACGTCGGCATCACGTTAGCACCAGTCGTGCCCACTATCTACCCGAAAGTTTTACAGTTACCTAAAAACACTGTGGTAACAAGGGTTTGAACATTTTTCCTCAGGCTAAGCCACAATCTGTTACATCAGATAATTTCACACGAACTATAGTGAGACAGTTCTATAGCTAGCAGCGAAAGAGCAATAATCTATCTAGAAACCATAGACTTCACGAGTTGTTTGTCTGCTTGCTCGAGCAACTTCATTAATCGATACATCGAGCGCATCGGCCATAGCGGAAAGAGTGTAAGGGATCATATATGGGGCGTTAGTACGTCCACGGTATGGCATGGGTGTCAAATATGGAGCATCAGTTTCAACCATTGCATGATCTAAGCCCACGATAGCCAAGGATTCTCGTATACCCTCATTGCCCTTATATGAGACGGTTCCAGAAAAACTTAGATACCACCCTTGTTCCTTGGCGATTTGTGCCATTTGAGCATCGCCTGAGTATGAATGAAACACCGTTTTGCGCGGCGATCCGTCACGAATGAGCGTTTCAATAACTTCCCTGTGAGCATCACGATCATGAATTTGCATTGGCAGGTCAAGTTCTTTAGCAAGTGCTATATGTTCGCGAAAGGCTTGTCGTTGCAGTTCCATGGCATCTGCACCGGTGCGAAACAGATCCATGCCAGTCTCTCCAATAGCGACTACCTGCTCGGGGTGGGTTACCGCAAGATGGTGCACTTGTGCGAGCGCCTCTTTCATATCAACATCATGCCAACTCTCATATCGCACAGGCAAGCCATCTGGCCCAGCTGAGCCATGATGCCCGTGTAGTACAGCTTCGTTGGGGTGAATCGCCAGAGCTGCCCAGACTTGCCCTGGATGAGAGAGCGCCATATCCACGGCCGTTTGAAGATGAGGCAGCTCACATCCAACGTCGATAATTTTGCGGACGCCTACCCGTGCAGCCTCATCCAACATCTGGTCTATCGAATATACAGGAACCGCATCCTGCCCTTTCTCCTGTGCCTCTTGAGACATAGATGCAGCAAAAGGAACCACCGAGGCAAGGTGTGTGTGGTTGTCAACCACCTCAATATCGTCCGGTAGAGCTTGCGGTTCAGGAGCCCAACTACGTTTACGATGATGCTTACTCATAGTTCCTGCACACTACACCACTTGGATTATGCCGCGGCCATAACCAGAGTTGTACTCAGTTATGGCCGCGGCATACAAATCAATCTCAGTGGTCTTGTAAGAGCTCTTCACCACCATTTGCCACACGAATCATGGAAT from the Bifidobacterium sp. genome contains:
- a CDS encoding TatD family hydrolase, producing the protein MSKHHRKRSWAPEPQALPDDIEVVDNHTHLASVVPFAASMSQEAQEKGQDAVPVYSIDQMLDEAARVGVRKIIDVGCELPHLQTAVDMALSHPGQVWAALAIHPNEAVLHGHHGSAGPDGLPVRYESWHDVDMKEALAQVHHLAVTHPEQVVAIGETGMDLFRTGADAMELQRQAFREHIALAKELDLPMQIHDRDAHREVIETLIRDGSPRKTVFHSYSGDAQMAQIAKEQGWYLSFSGTVSYKGNEGIRESLAIVGLDHAMVETDAPYLTPMPYRGRTNAPYMIPYTLSAMADALDVSINEVARASRQTTREVYGF